The following proteins come from a genomic window of Gossypium raimondii isolate GPD5lz chromosome 5, ASM2569854v1, whole genome shotgun sequence:
- the LOC105770415 gene encoding uncharacterized protein LOC105770415: protein MSMTTSSSSAFKLICLLHSAVALSSGALMMFDMKGIYTFTHGIETATKLLGSSPHDQLLIRTSDSFSGLLLFAIGFLLFMVSFVKDKSFQSFFAKGCTVLHVIVAMWRFWFERRVEDLAWDWLRQTVGDILLGLSWVFFLVYSWREKYD from the coding sequence atgTCGATGACCACATCATCATCGTCAGCCTTCAAGCTGATCTGTCTCCTCCACTCGGCGGTCGCCTTATCAAGCGGCGCGCTCATGATGTTCGACATGAAGGGAATCTACACCTTCACCCACGGGATCGAGACCGCCACGAAACTCCTGGGCTCCTCCCCGCACGATCAGCTGTTGATCCGGACATCCGATTCTTTCTCGGGTTTGCTCCTGTTCGCGATTGGGTTCTTGTTGTTCATGGTCTCTTTTGTGAAAGACAAAAGCTTTCAATCCTTCTTTGCCAAAGGCTGCACGGTCTTGCATGTTATCGTGGCCATGTGGAGGTTCTGGTTCGAGAGAAGAGTGGAGGATTTGGCTTGGGATTGGCTTAGACAAACTGTTGGCGACATTTTATTGGGTCtctcttgggttttctttttggtttactCTTGGAGAGAAAAGTATGATTAG
- the LOC105767994 gene encoding 50S ribosomal protein L21, mitochondrial: MAHRRCLLSLARHATAIISQKKMPPLSAVEVLTRKPNPAITIPNSELSWFSFWSHSRHFSSSKSEDSETEVEVEMEEASDVEAENDNAASDLGRDYSPEEKETEAVAIGYKVLGPLQRSDRVFKDYEPVFAVVQIGSHQFKVSNGDSIFTERLKFCEVNDKLILNKVLLLGSPTQTIIGRPILPDAAVHAVVEEHALDAKVIIFKKKRRKNYRRTKGHRQELTKLRITDIQGIEKQEIKTDGKPLKAAVKNPEKIAAAV; the protein is encoded by the exons ATGGCTCATCGACGGTGCCTCCTATCACTGGCCCGCCACGCCACGGCTATCATTTCTCAGAAAAAGATGCCGCCTCTGTCCGCCGTCGAAGTCCTAACCCGAAAACCGAATCCGGCAATAACCATCCCCAATTCGGAGCTCTCATGGTTTAGCTTCTGGTCCCATTCTCGTCACTTCTCATCCAGCAAAAGCGAAGATAGCGAGACCGAAGTGGAAGTGGAAATGGAAGAGGCCAGCGATGTGGAAGCAGAGAACGACAACGCGGCATCGGATTTAGGTAGGGATTACTCGCCTGAGGAGAAGGAGACGGAGGCTGTTGCTATTGGGTACAAAGTGCTGGGCCCTCTCCAGCGTTCCGACCGGGTATTCAAAGACTATGAGCCAGTTTTCGCAGTGGTTCAG atTGGATCGCACCAGTTTAAGGTGAGCAACGGAGATTCAATTTTCACGGAGAGATTGAAATTCTGCGAAGTCAATGACAAG TTGATTTTGAACAAGGTGCTCTTGCTGGGATCACCTACCCAAACTATTATCGGTAGGCCTATACTTCCGGATGCAGCTGTTCATGCTGTTGTCGAGGAGCAT GCATTAGATGCTAAGgtgattatttttaagaaaaagagaaggaagaaTTACCGTCGAACCAAAGGACATCGTCAG GAACTGACTAAGTTGAGAATAACCGATATACAAGGAATTGAAAAACAAGAAATCAAAACCGATGGAAAGCCGTTAAAGGCAGCTGTTAAGAATCCAGAGAAGATTGCTGCTGCTGTTTGA
- the LOC105767992 gene encoding callose synthase 11 codes for MTSLRQRPVPTRGRGANPRSQPPPPMQQVYNIIPVHDLIADHPSLRHPEVRAVASALLRPVLNLPKPPFVTLAPNMDLMDWLGVSFGFQNDNVRNQRENLVLHLANCQMRLQPPPANPDEVHRGVLQSFRKKLLHNYTSWCSFLRVKPHVHLPSRRGNSYDPTRELLYVSLYLLIWGEAANLRFCPELLSYIYHHMAMELTKFLDQHIDEFTGRPFVPSISGDCAFLKSIVMPFYRTIKTEVENSRNGTAPHSAWRNYDDINEYFWSRRCFKTLKWPINYECNFFDTAPKTERVGKTGFVEQRSFWNVFRSFDRLWILLILFLQASIIVAWTGKKFPWDALKERDVQVDLLTVFITWAGLRFWQSVLDAGTQYSLVSKERVWLGIRMVLKSMAALTWIVVFAVFYQRIWSQKNADRGWYPEADQRIVTFLEAVFVYLIPEMLSILFFVIPWVRNWIEGLDWMVVSWLTWWFHTRTFVGRGLREGLVDNIRYTLFWIVVLLWKFSFSYFLQIKPLVGPTKVLLNLPNVRYNWHQFFGNSNRFAVMLLWTPVVLIYFVDLQIWYLVFSSFVGATNGLFSHLGEIRNMEQLRLRFQFFASAMQFNLMPEDQLLSPKATLVKKFRDAIHRLKLRYGLGQPYKKIESSQVEATRFALIWNEIIITLREEDLISDREVELMELPPNCWNIRVIRWPCFLLCNEFLLALSQAKELADAPDLWLWVKICKNEYGRCAVIEAYDSIKHVLLTLIRYGTEEYNIVLTLFEKIDLCVQNGQLTASYKMAVLQKIHGKLVSLIDLLVKQKNDLSQTVNLLQALYELCVREFPKKQRPIYELMEEGLAPKNVAADEGLLFENAINIPDAEDADFYKQLRRLQTILTSKDSMHNVPLNLEARRRIAFFSNSLFMNMPHAPNVEKMMAFSVLTPYYDEDVLYKKGMLQDENEDGISTLFYLQKIYEDEWRNFIERMRREGMDDDEDDIWREKLRDLRLWASYRGQTLSRTVRGMMYYYRALKMLSFLDSASEMDIRMGTQEIATHHSLNNRNRDAIKLPTAKKFNRAVSGVSLLFKGHEYGFALMKFTYVVTCQLYGRQKAKGESHAEEILFLMKNNEALRVAYVDEVELGRNEVEYYSVLVKYDQQLQREVEIYRIRLPGPLKLGEGKPENQNHAIIFTRGDAIQTIDMNQDNYFEEALKMRNLLEEFKTNYGIRKPTILGVRENVFTGSVSSLARFMSAQETSFVTLGQRVLANPLKVRMHYGHPDVFDRFWFLTRGGISKASRVINISEDIFAGFNCTLRGGNVTHHEYIQVGKGRDVGLNQISMFEAKVASGNGEQILSRDVYRLGHRLDFFRMFSFFFSTVGHYFNTMVVVLTVYTFLWGRLYLALSGVEGGAKNQSISSEAVGTILNQQFVIQLGLFTALPMVVENSLEHGFLPAIWDFLKMQLQLASFFFTFSMGTRTHFFGRTILHGGAKYRATGRGFVVEHKRFAENYRLYARSHFVKAIELGVILAVYASYSPLAKDSFVYIALTISSWFLVVSWIMSPFVFNPSGFDWLKTVYDFDDFINWIWSSGGAASEANKSWEIWWYEEQDHLRTTGLWGKLLEIILDLRFFFFQYGIVYQLGIAGKRTSVAVYLVSWTFMIVAVGIYVVIAYAQDKYAAKKHIYYRVVQLVVIVLTVLVIVLLLEFTPFKFTDLVTSLMAFIPTGWGLISIAQVLRPFLQSTMVWDTVVSLARLYDLLFGLIVIAPVALVSWLPGFQAMQTRILFNEAFSRGLQISRIISGKKSTA; via the exons ATGACTTCTTTAAGGCAACGCCCTGTTCCCACGCGCGGCCGTGGTGCAAACCCACGCTCGCAGCCGCCGCCGCCTATGCAACAGGTTTACAACATAATCCCTGTCCACGACCTTATAGCAGACCACCCGTCGCTTCGACACCCGGAAGTACGCGCAGTCGCGTCGGCCCTGTTACGTCCGGTTTTAAACCTTCCGAAACCACCGTTCGTAACGTTGGCGCCAAACATGGACCTGATGGACTGGTTAGGCGTCTCCTTCGGTTTCCAAAACGACAACGTTCGGAACCAAAGGGAAAACCTCGTCCTCCACTTAGCCAACTGCCAAATGCGCCTACAACCGCCTCCTGCGAACCCCGACGAAGTCCACCGCGGCGTCCTCCAAAGTTTTCGCAAGAAGTTACTCCACAACTACACTTCATGGTGCTCTTTCCTCCGCGTCAAACCCCACGTCCACCTCCCCTCGCGCCGGGGAAACAGCTACGACCCAACCCGGGAGCTCCTCTACGTTTCACTGTACCTCTTAATCTGGGGAGAAGCCGCCAATCTTCGCTTCTGTCCGGAGCTCCTCTCTTACATTTACCACCACATGGCGATGGAATTAACCAAGTTTCTGGATCAACACATCGATGAATTTACCGGGAGGCCCTTCGTGCCTTCGATTTCAGGTGACTGTGCTTTCTTGAAATCCATCGTTATGCCATTTTACCGAACGATTAAAACGGAAGTAGAGAATAGCAGGAACGGAACTGCGCCGCATTCGGCTTGGAGAAATTACGATGATATAAACGAGTATTTCTGGAGTAGAAGGTGTTTTAAGACCTTGAAATGGCCGATTAATTATGAGTGTAATTTCTTTGATACGGCACCAAAGACTGAAAGAGTTGGGAAAACTGGGTTTGTAGAGCAACGATCATTTTGGAATGTGTTTAGGAGCTTTGATCGACTGTGGATtctattaattctatttttacagGCTTCCATTATTGTTGCTTGGACCGGGAAGAAGTTCCCCTGGGATGCTTTGAAGGAAAGGGATGTTCAGGTGGACTTGTTGACGGTTTTTATTACATGGGCCGGTCTTCGGTTTTGGCAGTCAGTGCTTGATGCCGGGACTCAGTACAGTTTGGTATCCAAGGAGAGGGTGTGGCTGGGAATACGGATGGTATTGAAGAGTATGGCTGCTTTGACTTGGATTGTTGTGTTTGCAGTTTTCTATCAGAGGATTTGGAGTCAGAAGAATGCTGATAGGGGTTGGTATCCGGAAGCAGACCAAAGGATTGTTACCTTTCTCGAGGCTGTCTTTGTGTATCTTATTCCGGAGATGTTGTCGATATTGTTTTTTGTGATTCCTTGGGTTAGGAATTGGATTGAAGGGTTGGATTGGATGGTGGTCTCTTGGTTGACATGGTGGTTTCATACTCGGACTTTCGTCGGACGTGGACTGAGGGAAGGTTTGGTTGATAATATCAGGTACACTTTGTTTTGGATTGTGGTATTGCTTTGGAAGTTCTCATTCAGTTATTTTCTTCAAATAAAGCCCCTGGTTGGTCCTACAAAGGTGCTTTTGAATCTTCCTAATGTAAGGTATAACTGGCATCAGTTTTTTGGTAATAGTAATAGATTTGCTGTTATGTTGCTGTGGACGCCTGTTGTTCTCATCTATTTTGTAGATTTGCAAATCTGGTATTTGGTTTTTTCGTCCTTTGTGGGTGCGACGAATGGGTTGTTTTCTCATTTGGGTGAAATCAGGAATATGGAGCAGCTTAGGCTTAGGTTTCAGTTCTTTGCAAGTGCAATGCAGTTTAATCTTATGCCTGAGGATCAGCTGCTGAGTCCCAAAGCAACACTGGTGAAGAAATTCCGCGATGCAATTCATCGACTGAAGCTTAGATATGGACTTGGTCAGCCGTacaagaagattgaatcaagcCAAGTGGAAGCAACAAGGTTTGCTTTGATATggaatgaaataattattacttTGAGGGAGGAAGATCTCATTAGTGATAGAGAAGTTGAGCTCATGGAACTGCCACCTAATTGTTGGAATATTAGGGTAATTCGATGGCCCTGTTTTCTCCTCTGCAATGAGTTTCTTCTTGCTCTCAGTCAGGCAAAAGAGCTGGCAGATGCACCTGACTTGTGGCTTTGGGTGAAGATATGCAAAAATGAGTATGGGCGGTGTGCTGTTATTGAAGCTTATGACAGCATCAAGCATGTGCTTCTTACCCTCATTAGATATGGTACAGAAGAGTATAACATAGTCTTAACATTGTTTGAGAAGATAGACTTGTGTGTGCAGAACGGGCAGTTAACTGCATCATACAAGATGGCTGTGCTACAGAAAATTCATGGCAAACTAGTATCACTTATTGATCTACTAGTGAAACAGAAAAATGATCTAAGTCAGACAGTAAATCTATTGCAGGCACTCTATGAACTTTGTGTTCGAGAATTCCCTAAGAAGCAGAGGCCCATTTATGAGTTGATGGAGGAAGGTTTGGCACCCAAAAATGTGGCAGCTGATGAAGGTCTGCTTTTTGAGAATGCTATCAACATTCCTGATGCTGAGGATGCTGATTTCTATAAGCAGCTGAGGCGTTTGCAAACAATTCTTACTTCGAAGGATTCAATGCATAATGTTCCTCTGAATCTGGAGGCTAGGAGGCGCATTGCTTTCTTTAGCAACTCACTGTTCATGAACATGCCTCATGCCCCTAATGTAGAGAAAATGATGGCTTTCAGTGTTTTGACTCCGTactatgatgaagatgttttgTATAAGAAAGGGATGCTTCAAGACGAAAATGAAGATGGAATTTCTACATTGTTCTATCTTCAAAAGATATACGAGGATGAGTGGAGAAATTTTATAGAACGGATGCGTAGGGAAGGGAtggatgatgatgaagatgatatTTGGAGAGAAAAGCTGAGGGATCTTCGTCTTTGGGCATCATATAGAGGACAGACATTATCTCGTACAGTTAGGGGAATGATGTATTACTACAGGGCTCTTAAAATGCTTTCGTTTCTTGATTCAGCATCTGAGATGGACATACGAATGGGAACACAAGAAATTGCTACACATCATTCTTTAAACAACAGAAATCGTGATGCTATTAAGCTGCCGACTGCAAAGAAATTTAACCGAGCGGTTAGTGGTGTAAGTTTATTGTTCAAGGGACATGAGTATGGATTTGCTTTAATGAAATTCACCTATGTAGTCACCTGCCAGTTGTATGGACGACAAAAGGCTAAGGGAGAGAGCCATGCTGAGGAAATTCtgtttttgatgaaaaacaATGAAGCTCTTCGAGTTGCATATGTAGATGAGGTTGAGTTAGGGAGAAATGAGGTTGAGTATTACTCTGTTCTAGTAAAGTATGATCAACAGCTGCAGAGGGAGGTAGAGATTTATCGCATTAGGTTACCAGGACCCTTGAAACTTGGGGAAGGAAAACCGGAGAACCAGAATCATGCCATAATTTTCACTCGAGGTGATGCAATTCAGACCATTGACATGAATCAAGACAATTATTTTGAGGAAGCACTGAAGATGCGGAATTTGTTGGAGGAGTTCAAGACCAATTATGGTATTAGGAAGCCAACTATTCTTGGAGTTCGTGAGAATGTCTTCACAG GTTCTGTTTCGTCACTTGCACGGTTTATGTCTGCTCAAGAAACAAGTTTTGTGACCCTTGGTCAGCGTGTTCTAGCTAACCCGTTGAAGGTGAGAATGCACTACGGTCACCCAGATGTGTTTGATCGATTCTGGTTCTTGACTAGGGGTGGAATTAGTAAAGCTTCTAGGGTGATTAATATCAGTGAGGACATATTTGCAGGCTTCAACTGCACTTTGAGAGGTGGTAATGTAACTCACCATGAATATATACAGGTGGGTAAAGGAAGGGATGTGGGATTGAATCAGATATCTATGTTTGAGGCCAAGGTTGCAAGTGGAAATGGTGAGCAGATATTAAGTAGAGATGTCTACCGGTTGGGTCATAGGTTGGACTTCTTTCggatgttttcttttttcttctcaactGTTGGGCACTACTTTAACACAATGGTGGTTGTACTGActgtttatacatttttatggGGTCGCCTCTATCTTGCCCTTAGTGGTGTTGAAGGTGGAGCCAAGAATCAAAGTATCAGCAGTGAGGCTGTTGGAACAATCTTGAATCAGCAGTTCGTAATACAGCTTGGTCTGTTCACTGCCCTTCCAATGGTTGTCGAGAACTCTCTTGAACATGGGTTTCTTCCGGCAATTTGGGACTTCTTGAAAATGCAATTGCAGCTGGcatcattttttttcactttctcTATGGGAACTCGAACCCATTTCTTTGGTCGGACCATCCTTCATGGGGGGGCCAAATACCGAGCCACTGGACGTGGTTTTGTGGTTGAGCATAAGCGCTTTGCAGAAAATTATCGACTTTATGCTCGAAGTCATTTTGTCAAGGCAATTGAGCTTGGTGTTATTCTAGCAGTGTATGCTTCTTATAGCCCACTCGCTAAggattcatttgtttatatAGCATTGACCATTTCAAGTTGGTTCCTTGTTGTGTCATGGATAATGTCCCCTTTTGTGTTCAACCCGTCTGGCTTCGATTGGCTGAAGACTGTGTATGATTTTGACGATTTTATAAATTGGATATGGTCTAGTGGTGGTGCAGCTTCAGAAGCCAATAAGAGCTGGGAAATATGGTGGTACGAGGAACAAGACCATTTAAGAACAACCGGTCTGTGGGGAAAGCTTCTAGAGATAATTTTAGACCTtcgcttcttcttcttccagtACGGTATTGTGTATCAGTTGGGCATTGCTGGCAAGAGAACCAGTGTAGCTGTTTACCTGGTATCTTGGACGTTCATGATTGTGGCTGTTGGGATCTATGTGGTTATAGCATATGCCCAAGACAAATATGCTGCCAAAAAGCACATCTACTATCGAGTTGTTCAGCTTGTAGTCATTGTACTTACGGTGCTTGTGATTGTCTTATTGCTAGAGTTCACTCCGTTTAAGTTTACTGATCTCGTTACAAGTCTTATGGCATTCATTCCTACGGGATGGGGTCTGATATCAATTGCCCAAGTTCTTAGACCTTTTCTGCAATCCACTATGGTGTGGGATACTGTAGTTTCCTTGGCACGGCTTTATGATCTGTTGTTTGGATTGATTGTCATAGCTCCTGTGGCATTGGTATCGTGGTTGCCTGGATTCCAAGCCATGCAGACAAGAATCTTATTCAATGAGGCATTCAGCAGAGGTTTGCAGATTTCTCGCATTATTTCCGGCAAAAAGTCCACAGCATGA
- the LOC105767996 gene encoding CASP-like protein 1C1, producing MAKTKRIIITILLRLLAFGATLSATVVMVTSHESAKVMNIKFSAKFSNSPTFKFYVTADAIATGYGLIVLFLSSRRSVDRLIVILDVVIALILTSSISAALAVAQIGKKGDSHAGWLPVCNQVPKFCDHVTGALIAGFVAAIAYLVLNLYSLHVFLTPLFPV from the exons ATGGCCAAAACCAAGAGAATCATCATCACCATTCTCCTAAGGCTTCTAGCTTTTGGTGCGACTCTTTCTGCAACCGTAGTAATGGTTACGAGCCATGAGTCTGCCAAGGTTATGAACATAAAATTCTCAGCAAAGTTCAGCAACTCACCAACATTCAA GTTTTATGTGACAGCGGATGCAATTGCAACCGGGTACGGCCTTATAGTTCTCTTCCTGTCTTCAAGAAGGTCGGTTGATCGCCTGATTGTGATTCTAGATGTGGTCATAGCGTTGATACTAACTTCGAGCATCTCAGCTGCTTTGGCAGTAGCTCAGATAGGCAAGAAAGGGGACAGTCATGCAGGTTGGCTGCCCGTTTGCAACCAAGTTCCAAAATTCTGCGACCATGTCACCGGCGCCCTTATAGCTGGTTTTGTTGCAGCGATAGCTTACTTGGTGCTCAATCTGTATTCTCTTCACGTTTTCCTCACTCCCCTTTTCCCAGTGTAA
- the LOC105767997 gene encoding protein LOL2: MAQMAQMVCGSCRQLLSYPEGTRQAKCSCCETVNFVLEAHQVGLVRCDSCALLLMYPYGSPSVKCSSCLSVTEIGEHNRRPPWSVQQGQPTPPNSLH; encoded by the exons ATGGCTCAAATGGCTCAAATGGTTTGTGGCTCTTGTCGTCAATTGCTTTCATATCCTGAAGGAACTCGGCAAGCTAAATGTTCATGTTGTGAAACAGTCAACTTTGTACTTGAAG CTCATCAGGTTGGACTGGTTAGGTGTGACAGTTGTGCATTGTTGCTGATGTACCCCTATGGGTCTCCGTCAGTCAAATGTTCATCTTGCCTTTCTGTGACAGAAATTGGG GAACACAATAGGCGCCCTCCATGGTCTGTTCAACAGGGGCAACCAACCCCTCCCAACTCTCTGCATTAA